The region ATCCCTAcctcaatgcatacactaccacAATCACTGCTAATCCTCCTTGGGTTAGCATTAACCAATCTCAACTCAGTCTCATATAAACAATCTCATATCATATACTcatcattcataataattacaaagCTTCTATGATAACTAAAGTACCACCCAATTTAactcaaaaatacaaatttcagGTTCTGACTCACTCGCCCAGCTAATAGCACTCGTCCAGCCAGTGGCCCATTCTCGTCCAGCTAGTACCACTCGCCAGCCACTGGTCCAGGTCTGGAAGTTCCTGACTTGGAAATTAGCCCAGCGAGTAGCACTAGCCCAGCCACTGGCCCATGCTAGCCCAGCGAGTAGCACTCACCCAGCGAGTATGCGAATCTGCATAATTCGACAGATCAGTGttctgcataattctgcagATCAACCTATTCGCCTAGCGAGTAGGCTCGCCCAGCGAGTAAGCAATTCTGCATAATTTTACAGAAACTGATTTAAGCAAAATTATACATATTCAACCAATCCATCCAACTCCAAAACCTCCACCAAAGACCATTCGAGTATCAAACATTaattctatcaaaatattcacatCAATTGCACCCATAGCATACAATTATTCtcaaataacatataaaacctAAGCATTTATCGTTTTTAAACATCACAACTCAATTCACATATCAAATACATCAATCAATTACacaataatcatataataacatTCTTAACAGGTTTGTGAGACATAATAGacattagcttcccttacttgatATCCTGCTTAAACAATTCTATAAACTGCTTAAACAATTCTATAAACGTTAAACgtctctaactccacaggatgctctatctacacatagaaacatcacaagaatgatcaagacatatcattatgatcactgatcaacagAGACTCATATTGATACATAAAATGGCACATGCAAGCAGAAGAAGGCTtacatgcaacagaaaacagaaagaaaACACCAAAAAGACAGCGGAAACTTAACTTACACAAACTGAGAAACTGATCGATCCAAATTGAAGAAGAGCTCACtaagaggatcaatcctacggtctcagttcttcaatcagacgaccagaaaaacataacttttagagagaagtcagagaactctagaaaagttgtttctagagagataatgtgttttaaaataatgaaactcgtttataacaattctatttatactaaaacttttttaatattaaaataatcaagcctcactatttttaaaccactatcattTCTAAGGTACCATTTTCTTGGATTTTACACCTTGGGCAGAGGATCGTATAGGTAATCGACAAGAACAAAAACTGTTTTTAATCTAACaaattttgttcattattttgtttaagaaagtaaaaataagatattattcatatttaatattatatatatatatataaatatttttattctttcgtatttttttttctctacacACTTTTTTCTACCGTCgcaattgtttatattatttcatattcattcacatttttaagATACTCTCTTTCTTATCACAACTTcgatttcatattttaattttatataattatttttaaatgatgtgttattaattttaataaatcaaataacttttagatttcacatttgtttattttttactttttttttaaatatttttatttattgtttatttattttatataagattacttaattctcaatttcaaatattttattttgaaatttttttatttattaagtaatataaaaaaatatcttctttatattttatttatccataatattattttttatttggaaaagttttatttaaataagaccGTTTCATTGTTTATTATCGATTctactaatttaatatttgaaagttCTTTCAAATTTATAAGCTATCATACTCTTAAGatttattcaaatttgtttttaagataaatatttgaCTACTTTAACttctttctaatatttttatttattatttatttatatcatgttaaatattactttaataattttatatatagttatttgtatttttaacttattatcataaatataattttaccaTGGTAGTTGTTCAAATATACTTAATTTACtataatattgttataaatccataaaacatataaataacttgatttcattcttataaatattgtttatcacaattaaacatatatttttaatttgttcaatAAGTATATTATAATCTATATTAGTACATAAAAaatcaatagaattaaaataaacatctGTTTTTACTGTTTTCatccaaaattattaaattgatcctttaatttgttttttagtttgaatttgatctcaattttaaaaaattaatgcaattttatttttttagttaaattttctaaagtaagaactttttttatcaaaattaacactaaagttatgttaattataccaataaaataaatcatctttattaacaaattttattttgatgaaaaaaaatccttaacttgtttaaaaagatttaagaaaaaaattaaattacatcgatttttgaaaaatcagGAAAAATGTTTAACCGCCAAAACGTTTCCTTTGTTTCTCCTTATAAATTGGAGTTATTCAAATAGGTAAGTAGGAAGTGTTATCTTGACTCTTTTTCCttgatttcttctttttttaatctaGAGTTGCTCCAGAAATGAGCCGAGGCACTTGATAATATCTAGCTTTAGAGTTTAGTGATTTCGGTAtgattaaataatgtaaaaaatttaaaaataagcactcaaaaaacaaacatataattGTTATATCATTCTCAAAGATACAATACTTTTTTTTCCTATCAAAGTACACAGCTACCAATcggaaaaaagaaaacactccACAAATCAATAATTCCAGAAATAGCAGCAGATTATTCGTAAAATCCAACGCCCTAACGAAGTGCATACAACAAGAACTGGGTGAGTTCAACCTGGGACGAGATCCGAGCCCCAACAGAAAATGGCTACTTTGACAAATATCAATCTTCAGCTGTCTTACCCCATATATGATGTAATTTCATTGCTAATTCAGCAGCACGCCTTCTTTCTGAATGATTGAAAATGTGCAGGTTCACGGCCTCCTGAATTGCCGATAAAAGATGTTCCTTGGCTTCAATAGAGATAGCAATGCAATTTGGTCCATGGATAGTACTCATTTCAACAAtctaaaataagattaccaTAAAGGATCAGATTTCCCAAAGTTACTTGGTAGCAGAGTAGTAAACGGAATATAAATTCAAAGACAGAAGTGGCCAACTTAGAAGCTTGTTACAGGAAAGTGAGAATCCATTGACGTggtatttaatataatttacttCTACTATTGCAAAGTGAAGCTGTAAAACCCAGACTGAAGAAAAGCCCGAAAACCAGTTGATTTGATAGTGATACAAGCTTCACGTGGGCATCGGTAATTGATTCTCTAGTTCGAGTTTTACAACAACGTTTTGCAGCAATTCATATTGGACTGTAAAACACTATCAAGAGAATAAACTCAATGCAGCAAAGACAAATGTAAGATATTGGGAGATTAAATATACGacaagataaaacaaaaataaatgcattGCAATAAAAGTTAGGATAGGGCAAAGAGGGTTTTGCTTCCCCAAGAAGTGAGGAAATGTAGCTGATTGAAGTACCTTTaccaatcatactttaaatcaATAGTTGATGCACCCTCACTTAAGAGGAATCAAAGCTCACCTAGGGTGGTTGGGACATGTATACAGACCAATAAAAGATCTAGCAAAGATAATATAGAGCATAGCCTAAGCATCAAGGCAAAGAAAAACTGATACAAGCTATAAGCAATAGACACCAATAATTTGTCTCCAGACAGACAATCAAGACAGCTGTTGATCAATTAACTTTATCAAGTAGGAAAGGCTGGCTCATATTTCAGCTATGCATAGTTTGAGCAAGGCAGTTTCTAATTCTACAGCAGAAGTAATACAGAACAATTAATTCAGAACAAGTTATTCCATATCACATAACCTGCTCTCACATGATCTTAATAACACACTATTGCTCTTAAATGCTACCGATAACTACcagttgttatatatatatatagatatatatatatatatatatatatatatatatatatatatatatatatatatataataataatacatttcGGATCATGACACTTATTATCAGTTCCCATCAACATTTTTTCACATGACATAAAAAGCATTAATAGCCATCAAAAGAACATTGAGATCTGCACAGATTTTAAGGCTACACATATTTATTCCAAGGAAGCCACTTAACGAAAGGAAGACggaataaaaaatgataaggGTAAGTGAACTTGCCTGTTGCAGCCAAGGGATTATCATACTAAACAATTTTCCTTCCAAAAGATGTGATGCTAAAGTGCTAAGAAGAGCATTGATTGTCTTCACTGATAAACTTTCTACAACTGGACCAGTAGTATTCAAAAGCTCAACGAGAATAAACTCATCATTGAAACACAAAGCTTCCATATATGCACTGTTTAGATCCCCTTCGCATACAAGACGTTTTACATGCTTCCAGCAGTTTGTGTTACTCTCAGACCAGCCATTTCTGGCATTGGTTGTTCTAGAAGCAGAAATGATACCATCATTTTTTACCAAACCTATTCTTGTTGCATCCTTCACTGAGCTGTTCAAAACATCCTTCTCTGTACCTTTTCTGCCAGCCTTGACCTTGTAACTTTTCCAGATATCTGAACTATCTCCAGAATGAATCCCGGGTTGGCTTCTTGAAAATGTCTTTTTCTCCCAACTTTCAGAATTTTTAACTGACACAGAGCCTGATTgcttattattaatttctacAGAGGGCCTTGGAGTGCAGATGGAGAACCTGGGAGAGGCAACAATTTCATTATGCTTCCCTAATTTGGAGGTTTCAGAATAAGAATGCCTTCCTCCTTTAAGAGATTCTCGACTTAATCTATCAAAGGCATTCTCTAAGCCTGTCATTCTTGACTGGATTGTAGAAAGGGCATCCATTATGCCAGTTGAAAACATCTGAAAAAGATTTGACAGTAtgctaaataaaatatgttCCATATACTGTGTGATGCATGacaaaaaaatactaaaagtcCAGTATAAGAATAGTATGCCTATGTGTGTGTGCCAGAAGTCTCATAATTCACACACGACTGATAGAAACATGCAAAACTAATCTAGGTACTTCACCAGTTTCACACTGTCTAAAAAACAACGAAACCTAAGCTCAAGAAACCATAGGATAAAGGAAAATGACTAGCAACAACAGACTGAAGAATTTAGAATCCCGTGCTGTCAATATACGTATGTATAATACCTGTAATTGGTGTATCATGTTAGCTTGTTTGATTTCAATATCTGATAGTTGATTCTGAATACAAGTCATTTCATTTGCCATTTGCATACAGCATTCATGTGTAGTTTGGCGACATGGCTCTGTGATTGTAGAATCAGAACTACTAGGGTGCTGCATCTTTACGGAGTACACTTGTTCATTAGAACATATTTCTTCACCATACCGTTGGCTTCTTGCAATTGGCTTCTGTACTCCACTATTTATAAAGCAGTCATGAGCAGTTAAAAACTTGGTCTCAAAGTTATCAGTGGCAAGATTAGAAACAGAAGAACACTCTTGGTTGTCGTCCATAGGCACATATTCATAACCAACATCTTGCATGCTTGAAACATCGGCACTCATTGTTTCCAATGGCTTAGAGACAGAACAACTCTCGGATTCTTCATTCTGGAATTCCACCACAGGGTGGGGTCTGGGGACTGCTACTTCAATATGCCAATCATCAGGTTTATGCTGAGTGTTCCTGGTATAATTTTGGCATGTTTTTTTAACAGACAAAGGAATCCTTCCCATAGTTGATTTCATATTAACCTTTTGGAGCCCAACATCTTTCTGTCTGGATTCGGTCGTACTGCTAAGATCAGAAGAGTCGCCTCTGTATATGTTTTCTGTGAAAAGCATGAGCAGAACAAAACATAAACAAGAAGCAATGAAAGCATGTCGATGAATAGAAGGATCACTATCAGAAGGGCGCATCACAAATTCAAAACATAGATAATGATCATGCCAAGGTGAGCAAAGTTACTGGGTGCGAAGATGTAGACAGGTGTCCATTTTTCAGacattaaatatcaattattgttGTTCACGAAAGAGACAACATAGGTAAACCTTTTAACGAGGATCCAGTTTCAGATGGGTCAGGAGTATCGGGAGCCGGAAGACTTGTCCAATACTTAAGCGCTTGCAAAACAACATCTCTAACTGGTTTTACCTATAACACAACCAAGGATGAATAAGAATGTGATAAATTGAGTCACAAGAAGATGAATGTAAAAACAAAATCGAGAAACACCTTGTCAAATCGACACGACTCAAGGGACTGAACACATGAAGCTCTAAAACATCCCAGAAAAGAAGCACCGCCCAGAGCGATTTCCGCCAGTGCCACAGAAGCTGCTTTGCGAGTTGTCCAGTCACTGTGCTTTAGGGCGTCTTGGATACTGCCAATTGCAGCGGAGAGAATATTTTGCGTTGGAGCACCCCCAGcctgaaaaatgaaagaaacatGTAATTTTTCATGCAATCTTGTGAGATAAAAATTTAGATACAATTAGGTGTTCATTTGGTACCAGACCACAGCTAGGTAGTCGTGGTCTCTTATTGATGATAGGATGGTTATGGTTAACAGCCTGAATATGAGTCATTACGGTAACTTCAAACCTAGAGTAAAAACTGAGATGACTCGTTAGGCTGAAATATCCTAGTGGGGATGGTGAGCTCTGTAGTTGCTTCAAGAGCTTTTGGTAGTGCTTTGTTATTAGAACTAGAGTTTCACTCGTACAGAAAGTTAAGTTAATGCAAATCTTGAATGCCCCATTATCGTGtatatgaatgaatgaatgaatgaatgaaggtAGAAGGAAAGGAAACCTGGATAAGGGTCTTGGTGAGGTCAAGCAGTGCAGGTTTAGCCATGAAATGAGGGTTTTTAAGCAACTTGAGAGTCCTGAGAAGCATCTTGTGCAGGAGCGACAGAGGAGGATGGTGGGTGTTGTGAATGATTCTGGCGAGGCAGAGAGCAGAGGCTGACTGAACATGCCTATTCTGTTCGCCGAGAGCCTCGAAAATGGGCTTGACGAGCAAGAGAAAGACCTTGTCCTTGTGAGAGAGGGCGTGGCCCAACTTGGAGGCGAGAAGGGCAACGGTGTTGACGCAGACGTCTCGGACGACGGAGTCGGGATCCCTAAGGCGCTTAACGATGCTGGCGACCATCTTGGGAAGGTGCGGAAGGAGGAGAGTGTCGTGGTGAGTGACCAAGGTTCCCATCAGCCTCACGCACTCCTTTCTTATGGAAGCCTTTTGCTCCCACTCCGTCTCCAGAATGCACGACAGGAACGACCATATCCCTTCAGGCCTCAAACCCTGCGCCACACGATCTAGCTCCTCCATTCCTATTTGCTGCGTGTCGCGATCTCCCACCTTGTTCAGCGCACATACTATCCTCTGTTTCAGCTCCAAACCACCGCCACCGCCGCCACCCTGTCccttcttcatcttcctctCCTTCGCTTCAGATCACCATTCCATAAGGATACTTCAGatattattcaaatttcaaatcgGAGCGAATCTCCAAATTCACCTCGGGTTTGGCAAAATATGTCCCCCGCACGCAAACAGAGAACGAGAAGAAGAACAAGGCACGCTCATGCTCACTTCTGTTGGTTTTCTATTTTACGATCAGTtatgagagagaaagagtggTATAGAGGaagaaattcaatttttgtTCAGTACTGTACTCTCAATTCTCTTTATTCTATTTATCCATTCCAATTACTAATTCATCACTTCAAATTTCGCGCCCTGCCCATCAATTCGAATTTCCTCTTAAGGACCCTTTTCTTTCCGGCCCATAAGAAACCAATTTGGGTTTTGCTAATGACGGCGTGccattttcttcttgcacccATGCTTTCTATCCGCATCTTCCTTTATAtaagtgaaagaagaaaacctttatctttgtttaaaaatattaacccTAGCCTCTTCCTACACTTCCACATCTAGGCAATTGCTTTTTTCACCTATTTTATCTTTACAAAAGTGactttttagataaaataagaatatggGCGCGTAGTGAAAAGTGTGAATTTGAATCCATTTGTAACCCACGTACACATTTGTTAATTCTGTTCCTCATAAATCTCAACTTCATCATCTCTTACTCATAACCCTAAAAACCTCTCTCCAAAACATTGCACATTGCTTTGCTTCTCTCTCCATTAACgtctttttgttttcctttatggACCCACCTTTCTTCCTTCGTCATCATGCTCACTGTTAAACACAACCCCACATCTTTTAAATGTTCACCACCCATAAACGAATGAAGGTATGTTCACTACCCAgtgaaaagaagagaaagagaatgaAAACGGTAGTTGTTtggattgataaaaaaattagtttatttgatcggtataataaaataatttgaacttatattactattattagacCCATTTGATTTGGacgaaaattttatttgattattataagatccaatttttaaaattgagtatGTGAATGATATATGTTTGTGTATATTTATCCCGTTCTTGTTCTTGTCCTCGTCTTCATCttcaaatttattcttttatttgtttcgaAACTTATACTCTTATACTTGTTCTTATTTTAAAGTCTTAAACACTCACCTTATTAGTAACGGAAAAAACTTAACTTCTTTGTTCTATGTTACTCTtagttttgtttcatttaaaatcattatttatttctttcacCACATAATTGCTCATTCTCTTTCTAAATTGCTATTGTACTTGTTTAGTATTCACAaagttcaattaaattttttctattttattacaatattgATTACACATTGCTTTATTTGTGTGGTCTTGTTCAATGTATTGTAtctataatacaaatattaatttcattaaagtaTAATTAGTCGTAACGTACCCAGTTTCGTCTCAATGTGTCTAAATGGTATCCGCTTTTAACTTTGCATCTACTTAGTAcccaaattaattaatttgcatCTATGTGGTCCCTTTTCGTTAACTCCGTTAAATAAGATaggcttaattactcggatcataCCCGGTTAGActcgaaaatttcaaaatggtacccgctttgaactttgtctcaatttggtacCCAGTTTCGTttattgcatcaatgtagtacctCCCGTTAAATTATCACAAACGTCGTTAAGAGTCAGGTGACGTGGCATAGTATAACTGATACGTGTCACAATTTGTAATTGTACAGTGGCATTTAAGCTGTTAACGTGTACAGtggatttatttaaataagttgtgTGATTGAATGTTTGACCTAACAATGGTTTGGCCCCAATCtccattttcatctttttcttcatcGTAGAGCATTCAATTCGTCGAACAAAATGTCTCGCGCACGAAGCCAGGGTTGTTCTTCTTGTTCATGTGGGTCAGAAAACCACAACGTCTCTCGTCTTCCTGGGTGGTGTGCGTCATCAGATGGATCTCCAACTTGTTATTGTGGGGAGATTGCAGTGTTGAGGGTGGCAAGAACAATAAAGAATGGGGGAAAACAATTCTGGGGTTGCCCTAACTATAAGATTTGAGCTATGATTCTGCTTAGTTTAGTTCTTAGAGTAGAGGTAGATGTTAAGGACATTTGTTGATTGGTATTTTTGAACAGCGAAGTGCAAATGAGGGTTTCAAAGGATGCAATTACTTTAAATGGTGCAATGAAGAAAATGTGGATGAAAGGGATGCAACTATTGGAAGACAAAGCAAAAAGATTACTGATCTGGAGAAAGCCGTAATAGATTATGAGAAATGGGTTAACTTTTTAATtgggatgattttttttttggggtTCGTTAACATCATCCTTGTATTTGCGTTGTTTAAAATTCGTTGAAGTGATTTAGTGTTAAGAGGAATCATTGTAATTTGTGGGTTGTTTTTTGTACAATGATTGTAATTTAGTGGAAGTTTAAATGAATGAGAAGTTTCAGTTGTTATCTTCATTCTTCTGTCTATTATTTATTCGAACTTAAGAAAGGGTATTTGGCAATAAACACAACATATGAACACTGATTGTAGTAGTACAGAATTTGATAAATACACATTccattagaaaataaagaagttCCAGTGATAATACATCATCCCAAAATACATCATCCCAAAATACACATTCCagttcaaacaaaaaaaaccaTGTCAAAGTGCACATCAAAATACATCATCCCAACAAACTTCATGGTTTCCAAGCAACTCCTCTCCTGAATGGCAATTTTTTCCTCCCCAAAGTTTTTGCAGGTTGTCTGCGTGGAGGTGTCTGCTGAACTTGATGATTTGTTGGTTGTGGATTTGTCTCATTTAGTGGTTGTGTTGGTGCCTCTGCTGGTGCTTGTGTGAGTGGCTGTGGTGGTGCTTGTGTGAGTGCCTCTGGTGGTGCTTGTGTTAGTGGCTGTGTTGGTGCCTCTGTTGGTGCCTTTGTTGGTGCCTCTGCTGGTGCCTCTGCTGGTGGCTGTGTTGGTGCCTCTGGTGCCTCTGTTGCAGAGTCATTATGTGGTTGTGTTTGTTCCTGAGTTGCAGACTCATCTGGTTCAGGTGCTTAGGGGCAACTATTTCTTTTATGGCCAAGCTGTCTGCATATAGCACACCTCTTTTGTGTCCCACCTTGTCTGACTCGCATGTCATCTTTTCTTAATTCCCAAGACTCAAGTC is a window of Vigna unguiculata cultivar IT97K-499-35 chromosome 4, ASM411807v1, whole genome shotgun sequence DNA encoding:
- the LOC114180339 gene encoding TORTIFOLIA1-like protein 2, which encodes MKKGQGGGGGGGLELKQRIVCALNKVGDRDTQQIGMEELDRVAQGLRPEGIWSFLSCILETEWEQKASIRKECVRLMGTLVTHHDTLLLPHLPKMVASIVKRLRDPDSVVRDVCVNTVALLASKLGHALSHKDKVFLLLVKPIFEALGEQNRHVQSASALCLARIIHNTHHPPLSLLHKMLLRTLKLLKNPHFMAKPALLDLTKTLIQAGGAPTQNILSAAIGSIQDALKHSDWTTRKAASVALAEIALGGASFLGCFRASCVQSLESCRFDKVKPVRDVVLQALKYWTSLPAPDTPDPSETGSSLKENIYRGDSSDLSSTTESRQKDVGLQKVNMKSTMGRIPLSVKKTCQNYTRNTQHKPDDWHIEVAVPRPHPVVEFQNEESESCSVSKPLETMSADVSSMQDVGYEYVPMDDNQECSSVSNLATDNFETKFLTAHDCFINSGVQKPIARSQRYGEEICSNEQVYSVKMQHPSSSDSTITEPCRQTTHECCMQMANEMTCIQNQLSDIEIKQANMIHQLQMFSTGIMDALSTIQSRMTGLENAFDRLSRESLKGGRHSYSETSKLGKHNEIVASPRFSICTPRPSVEINNKQSGSVSVKNSESWEKKTFSRSQPGIHSGDSSDIWKSYKVKAGRKGTEKDVLNSSVKDATRIGLVKNDGIISASRTTNARNGWSESNTNCWKHVKRLVCEGDLNSAYMEALCFNDEFILVELLNTTGPVVESLSVKTINALLSTLASHLLEGKLFSMIIPWLQQIVEMSTIHGPNCIAISIEAKEHLLSAIQEAVNLHIFNHSERRRAAELAMKLHHIWGKTAED